A genomic segment from Tuwongella immobilis encodes:
- a CDS encoding Hsp70 family protein has product MSEIIVGIDLGTTNSEIAFVHNGQAKVITEGGDPILPSMVGVTEDGRLLVGRAAKNQWVLAPQRTIKSIKRKMGESVQVPLGNTTYRPPEISALILRALVDRAQREAGITVRKAVITVPAYFNDSQRQATREAGELAGLEVVRILNEPTAAALTYQPAPEACERILVYDFGGGTFDVSIVQTERGVVEVLASKGDTQLGGDDFDEILLNFVAERFLGEHGIDLRSDRVSKARLLRAVEAAKRGLSDHPFARIDEEFIAEKDGVPLHLSMELARSDYEDLIRPLLDRSMDCVNSALMDAELTANDLSRVILVGGSTRTPLIGQLLEARLGQVAHREINPDLCVAMGAAIQGAMIAGQDVGQVLIDITPHSLGIKCYAPMDEHGRSTLHRFAPIIPRNTALPVSRSELFRTVADMQAEVDIEVFQGESNDVRENHRLGVFTVSGLARAPSGNPIVVQFDLTLDGILKVSARERQTGLSKQITIEQALKPISAEDRRSSVARLDEMFANRATNWTESATDNSDNDDDADWDESADDLDDDDLDDSDDDDLGDDTDDADDAEAAATPALPTLVVGPREGQREEVQARALLEKAERLRGKTLDEDRAEFDGLIRKVHVALTDRKWAELGTAMAELSDVLFYLEDA; this is encoded by the coding sequence ATGTCGGAAATCATCGTCGGGATCGACTTAGGAACGACCAACTCAGAAATCGCCTTCGTTCACAATGGTCAAGCCAAGGTGATTACCGAAGGGGGCGACCCGATTCTGCCTTCGATGGTCGGTGTGACCGAGGATGGCCGACTGCTGGTGGGCCGGGCGGCGAAGAATCAATGGGTGCTCGCTCCGCAGCGAACCATCAAATCGATCAAGCGCAAGATGGGCGAATCGGTCCAGGTGCCGTTGGGCAACACCACCTATCGCCCGCCGGAAATCTCTGCATTGATTCTGCGGGCGCTGGTCGATCGCGCCCAGCGGGAAGCCGGGATCACCGTGCGCAAAGCCGTCATTACCGTGCCGGCATACTTCAATGATTCGCAACGCCAAGCGACCCGCGAAGCCGGGGAACTGGCCGGTCTGGAAGTTGTGCGGATTCTGAACGAGCCGACCGCCGCCGCGCTCACCTATCAACCCGCACCCGAAGCCTGCGAACGGATTTTGGTCTACGATTTTGGCGGCGGCACCTTCGATGTTTCGATCGTGCAAACCGAGCGCGGCGTGGTCGAAGTGTTGGCCTCGAAGGGCGATACCCAACTTGGCGGCGATGACTTCGACGAGATTTTGCTGAATTTCGTCGCCGAACGCTTCTTGGGCGAGCATGGGATCGATCTGCGCTCGGATCGCGTATCGAAAGCCCGGTTGCTGCGAGCGGTCGAAGCTGCCAAGCGGGGGCTTTCCGATCATCCATTCGCACGGATTGACGAAGAATTCATCGCCGAGAAAGATGGCGTGCCGTTGCATCTGAGTATGGAACTGGCACGTTCCGATTATGAAGATTTGATTCGGCCATTGTTGGATCGCAGTATGGACTGCGTGAATTCTGCGCTGATGGATGCGGAACTGACCGCCAATGATCTCAGCCGCGTGATTCTCGTGGGCGGAAGTACGCGAACCCCACTGATTGGGCAGCTTTTGGAAGCGCGACTCGGGCAGGTGGCGCATCGGGAAATCAATCCGGATTTGTGCGTTGCAATGGGGGCCGCCATTCAAGGGGCGATGATCGCCGGGCAAGATGTGGGGCAGGTGCTGATCGACATCACCCCGCACAGTTTGGGCATCAAATGCTATGCACCCATGGATGAACATGGGCGATCGACGTTGCATCGCTTCGCGCCGATTATCCCGCGAAATACCGCGCTACCAGTCAGCCGATCCGAACTGTTTCGCACCGTGGCGGATATGCAGGCGGAAGTGGATATCGAAGTCTTCCAAGGCGAATCGAACGATGTGCGTGAAAATCATCGCTTGGGCGTGTTCACCGTCTCCGGGTTGGCCCGCGCTCCGTCCGGGAACCCCATCGTGGTGCAATTCGATCTGACCCTGGATGGCATTCTCAAAGTCTCGGCACGCGAACGGCAAACTGGACTGAGCAAACAGATTACCATCGAGCAGGCGTTGAAACCAATCTCCGCCGAGGATCGTCGATCGTCGGTGGCACGGCTGGATGAGATGTTCGCCAATCGTGCGACCAACTGGACCGAATCGGCGACCGACAATTCGGATAATGACGATGATGCCGATTGGGATGAATCGGCGGATGATCTCGACGATGATGACTTGGATGATTCGGATGATGATGATTTGGGTGACGATACCGACGATGCGGATGATGCGGAAGCGGCGGCGACTCCAGCGTTGCCAACCCTGGTCGTTGGGCCTCGGGAAGGGCAGCGCGAAGAAGTTCAAGCCCGCGCATTGCTCGAAAAAGCGGAACGTCTCCGCGGCAAGACCCTGGATGAAGATCGAGCGGAATTCGACGGACTGATTCGCAAAGTCCACGTCGCCTTGACCGATCGCAAATGGGCCGAGTTGGGGACCGCAATGGCCGAACTCAGCGATGTGCTGTTCTACCTGGAGGATGCCTGA
- a CDS encoding response regulator: MTETILLVEDEVDVRRTILGWLTRSDLGCTVLEAADEVAALRLADQQPIDLAILDWNLGTGYTGLELLQDLVGYSPDIVAILITGYAQKTTPLDAMRMGVRDYLDKNQEFTEIKLLDAVRKQLNSIRPIKQRNEFQRRVVAFRDAVQQILPLVQSTSAMNEPVPLPEAVRTLLRFVMRTTKASDAVLLVRHLSQQQEQTQLYGATGELLSKDGLVPFSQSLAASVVSMQDVYLRNSPIVDEAVGIRWQPFERGRSNLLATSLSVGPGIQVVIELFDKATPGFTDDDRRVLATAGEIGSELLRHALAERQSQRLLFDAVAAALDASDHVTQEQIATPHATEKAISETILDRLRSGLNAGPVTLVDGEQAVRLAEVVRQLAIQHGNAAVEHCIQVIRSTQELLNHLLGDANG, translated from the coding sequence ATGACTGAAACGATCTTACTTGTCGAAGATGAAGTCGATGTGCGCCGCACGATCCTCGGTTGGTTGACTCGCAGCGATCTGGGTTGCACGGTCTTGGAAGCAGCCGATGAAGTGGCCGCCCTCCGACTCGCCGATCAGCAGCCGATCGACCTCGCCATCCTCGATTGGAATCTGGGAACCGGCTACACCGGATTGGAATTGCTTCAGGATCTCGTCGGATATTCTCCGGATATCGTCGCCATTCTCATTACCGGATACGCACAAAAGACCACCCCACTGGATGCGATGCGCATGGGGGTGCGTGATTATTTAGACAAGAATCAGGAATTCACCGAAATCAAACTGTTGGACGCGGTGCGGAAGCAGTTGAATAGCATTCGCCCGATCAAGCAGCGGAACGAATTTCAGCGGCGGGTGGTGGCGTTCCGAGATGCGGTGCAGCAGATTCTGCCACTGGTGCAATCAACCTCGGCGATGAACGAGCCAGTGCCACTCCCGGAAGCCGTGCGGACGTTGCTGCGGTTTGTGATGCGCACCACCAAAGCAAGCGATGCGGTACTGCTCGTGCGGCATTTGTCGCAACAACAAGAACAGACCCAACTTTACGGGGCAACCGGCGAGTTGCTCTCGAAAGATGGGCTGGTGCCATTTTCGCAGTCGCTGGCGGCATCCGTCGTGAGCATGCAAGATGTCTATCTGCGCAATTCGCCGATTGTCGATGAAGCGGTTGGGATTCGCTGGCAGCCGTTTGAACGCGGACGATCGAATCTGCTGGCAACGTCGCTTTCGGTCGGGCCAGGGATTCAGGTGGTGATCGAATTGTTTGATAAAGCCACGCCGGGGTTCACCGATGATGATCGTCGGGTGTTGGCCACCGCCGGCGAAATCGGCAGCGAATTGCTCCGGCATGCCTTGGCTGAGCGACAATCCCAACGCTTGCTGTTCGATGCCGTGGCCGCCGCGCTCGATGCCAGCGACCATGTCACGCAAGAACAGATCGCCACGCCGCATGCCACCGAGAAGGCCATCTCGGAAACCATCCTGGATCGCCTGCGGTCGGGGCTGAATGCCGGGCCGGTGACGCTGGTGGATGGCGAGCAAGCCGTGCGATTGGCCGAAGTGGTGCGACAACTGGCGATTCAGCATGGCAATGCCGCGGTGGAGCATTGCATCCAAGTCATTCGAAGCACGCAAGAATTGCTCAATCACCTGCTTGGGGACGCGAACGGATGA
- a CDS encoding S8 family peptidase, which yields MTAGNSGDDLLRSFVAQFNLDQLLYHPRATGEGVRIAVIDGGIDRRVIESRFAALADPIEPIEGAIFSASAPDPLPYLGEQSSPHGTAVADILLRLAPRAKLFSADVFGPSGASDVDTLVRAVRHAMDHWHCKIINLSLGISEDRLQPLPKRQKLLRLMEEAYYRDVLIFAAANNDHPVSKSYPSAFSLPLISVNKGAFSHPFGFAYHLSETIEFEAFAQSNFGPYGPEPATSWATPHLAGITAKLLSLRPSLKVFEIKTLLYWMTQLRDPSGIET from the coding sequence ATGACCGCGGGGAATTCGGGTGATGATCTGCTCCGGTCATTTGTCGCCCAGTTCAACCTCGATCAGCTCCTGTACCATCCTCGGGCGACCGGTGAAGGGGTGCGAATCGCCGTCATCGATGGCGGGATCGATCGTCGCGTGATCGAGTCGCGCTTCGCCGCGCTGGCCGATCCAATCGAGCCCATCGAAGGGGCGATCTTCTCCGCCTCCGCGCCGGACCCGCTGCCGTATCTGGGCGAACAGAGTTCACCCCACGGAACGGCCGTGGCGGATATTCTGCTGCGATTGGCGCCTCGTGCCAAATTATTCTCGGCGGATGTCTTCGGTCCCAGTGGCGCCAGCGATGTCGATACGCTGGTCCGTGCGGTGCGTCATGCCATGGATCATTGGCATTGCAAGATTATCAACCTGTCGTTGGGGATCTCCGAAGATCGACTCCAACCACTTCCCAAACGTCAGAAGCTCCTGCGACTCATGGAGGAAGCGTACTATCGCGATGTGCTGATCTTTGCGGCGGCGAACAACGATCATCCCGTCTCGAAAAGCTACCCCTCGGCGTTCTCCCTCCCGTTGATTTCGGTCAACAAGGGGGCGTTCTCGCATCCGTTTGGATTTGCCTATCATCTCAGCGAAACCATCGAGTTTGAAGCATTCGCGCAAAGCAATTTCGGCCCATACGGACCCGAACCCGCCACCAGTTGGGCGACGCCACACCTCGCCGGAATCACCGCGAAACTCCTCTCCCTTCGCCCCAGTTTGAAGGTGTTCGAAATCAAAACCCTGTTGTACTGGATGACGCAGTTGCGCGATCCATCGGGAATCGAAACATGA
- a CDS encoding S1 family peptidase, translated as MINACVTLWLGIAMLAPVDSVEPIASTVAVIPAGEGGGTGVVIDRERRWILTAAHVVGSAKQVELFFPRRDSAGGWLSHRDSYLGDRATLRPLGLVQTATVVRRSSELDLALLECAKIPDGIPAIAMAEAGKIGEPIRLWGNRRDVETFWNETTGTIRQLRMPSEGYWVGREAFAEKSPTMLLQVPALQGDSGGPVVNSRGELVGMFAATAGRAPELGYAIPVGSIRAFLKGKSPSSTTISTDIPATLRMMSAVARVNPLATTDRCAAICIDRAAGIFLTTTAAVGKSDRVTLLLPKIEANSLIADWSAYADHFALASSGNWLAGWVIHRDAKSGVAVVRVAQLPDSVQAIPLADRTLQVGDRISTVQHALGVSVGWLVGRGSIRQRERGGDVGVGRWLVQLPVQSRASGAPILDDSGSLQGILLPMEGIGGSLGYACDTATIRELLRPLASQMNPKNAADWSTIATGHQSIADVPGAILAWNQVLRHDPQSIPARMALANAARSRGDVREFEQLWRSIPESEAKALQWVEWQMTELPPTEFVKLLHRVKTDYPKSERISLLELQWAVREGDRAGWQRLQLQLRERFSNSAEFRAILAQAAASGGVWDSAFADLDIALEQSPTRPDWLALRIEWRIRRSEWKQAIADCRTLLEFNPCDGKTLRRLLPLELRERNDLAAESMSRDWVRLSPQAIREVMTVWQAERIRRRDAGASAWMQAELLNRGMRACRAGLPPDSTIAVGPTGIQSADSERAELWLQRFDRWVEAGDSTPQN; from the coding sequence ATGATCAACGCCTGCGTCACGCTGTGGCTGGGGATTGCGATGCTCGCGCCGGTGGACTCAGTGGAACCGATTGCTTCCACGGTGGCGGTGATCCCTGCTGGCGAAGGGGGTGGGACCGGCGTTGTGATCGATCGGGAACGGCGATGGATTCTCACGGCGGCGCATGTGGTCGGTTCCGCAAAGCAGGTCGAACTATTCTTTCCGCGACGCGATTCCGCCGGCGGGTGGCTGAGTCATCGCGATTCGTATCTGGGCGACCGCGCCACATTGCGGCCGTTGGGGTTGGTCCAAACGGCGACGGTCGTGCGGCGATCGAGCGAGCTTGACCTCGCCCTGTTGGAGTGCGCCAAAATCCCGGATGGTATCCCCGCAATTGCGATGGCGGAGGCGGGCAAGATTGGCGAGCCGATTCGCCTGTGGGGAAATCGTCGAGATGTCGAGACATTCTGGAATGAGACGACTGGCACGATTCGTCAACTGCGCATGCCGTCGGAAGGATACTGGGTGGGGCGGGAGGCGTTCGCGGAGAAATCTCCAACGATGCTATTGCAAGTGCCCGCGCTGCAAGGGGATAGCGGTGGGCCGGTCGTGAATTCACGCGGCGAATTGGTCGGTATGTTCGCGGCCACGGCGGGGCGAGCGCCGGAGTTGGGATACGCGATTCCGGTTGGGTCGATTCGCGCATTCCTGAAAGGGAAATCGCCTTCATCGACAACGATTTCCACGGATATTCCGGCGACGCTGCGAATGATGTCTGCCGTTGCGCGGGTGAATCCCTTGGCGACTACCGACCGTTGTGCGGCGATTTGCATCGATCGCGCGGCGGGAATCTTCCTCACAACAACGGCTGCCGTGGGGAAAAGCGACCGAGTCACGTTGTTATTGCCGAAAATCGAGGCCAACAGTCTGATTGCGGATTGGAGTGCGTATGCCGATCATTTCGCATTGGCGAGCTCCGGGAATTGGCTCGCCGGTTGGGTGATCCATCGGGATGCGAAATCGGGAGTGGCGGTCGTTCGAGTGGCCCAACTGCCCGATTCCGTGCAGGCGATTCCGCTGGCTGATCGCACGCTTCAGGTGGGGGATCGCATCTCGACGGTGCAGCACGCCTTGGGTGTATCGGTGGGCTGGCTGGTGGGGCGTGGCTCGATTCGGCAGCGCGAACGTGGCGGCGATGTGGGAGTGGGGCGGTGGTTGGTGCAGTTGCCGGTGCAATCGCGGGCGTCCGGGGCGCCGATTCTCGACGATTCGGGGAGCTTGCAAGGAATCCTACTGCCGATGGAAGGCATCGGTGGGAGTCTGGGTTATGCCTGCGATACCGCGACGATTCGGGAGCTGTTGCGTCCTCTGGCTTCGCAGATGAATCCGAAGAATGCGGCCGATTGGTCCACCATTGCGACTGGGCATCAATCGATCGCCGATGTGCCGGGTGCGATTCTGGCCTGGAACCAAGTTCTTCGGCACGATCCGCAATCGATTCCGGCCCGGATGGCGCTGGCGAACGCGGCTCGCTCTCGTGGAGATGTCCGCGAATTCGAGCAACTTTGGCGATCGATTCCGGAATCCGAGGCGAAGGCGTTGCAATGGGTGGAATGGCAGATGACCGAACTCCCACCGACCGAGTTCGTCAAACTCCTTCACCGGGTGAAAACCGACTATCCCAAATCGGAGCGAATCAGCCTGTTGGAGTTGCAATGGGCCGTTCGGGAAGGGGATCGCGCGGGCTGGCAGCGTCTGCAACTGCAATTGCGCGAGCGATTTTCGAATTCCGCAGAATTCCGCGCAATCCTCGCCCAGGCCGCCGCATCTGGAGGGGTATGGGATTCGGCCTTTGCCGATCTGGACATCGCATTGGAACAATCACCGACTCGCCCCGACTGGTTGGCTTTGCGAATCGAATGGCGGATTCGTCGCTCGGAATGGAAACAAGCCATTGCCGATTGCCGGACCTTGTTAGAATTCAACCCCTGTGATGGGAAGACGTTACGACGATTGCTGCCGTTGGAACTTCGGGAACGAAATGATCTGGCAGCTGAGTCGATGAGTCGAGATTGGGTGCGACTGTCGCCACAAGCGATCCGTGAGGTCATGACGGTCTGGCAGGCCGAGCGAATTCGGCGACGGGACGCCGGGGCATCGGCGTGGATGCAAGCGGAATTGCTGAATCGGGGCATGCGAGCCTGTCGCGCGGGATTACCCCCCGATTCAACGATTGCGGTGGGGCCGACGGGGATTCAATCCGCCGATTCTGAAAGAGCGGAACTGTGGTTGCAACGGTTCGATCGCTGGGTTGAAGCGGGCGATTCGACCCCGCAAAATTGA